Proteins from a single region of Pyrus communis chromosome 6, drPyrComm1.1, whole genome shotgun sequence:
- the LOC137737962 gene encoding uncharacterized protein translates to MEQSGTKPHFEKPEKFKGGDFKRWQQKMLFYLTTMNLTNVLRETVPTADGGNIFSAETLTAIDAWNHNDFLCRNYILNALDDSLYDVYVVCKTAKELWESLEKKYKTEDADSKKFVVGKFLDYKMVDSKSVVSQTEDLQKIIYDIHVEGMIINESFQVVSFIEKLPPSWKEFKNYLKHKRKEMTLEDLIVRLRIEEDNRKNEKGLVSSMEAKANVVEGSSSKQRPKFQKTKKKEKHFIPVAKGKDFKKIKGSCWVCGKQGHRAQECRH, encoded by the coding sequence ATGGAACAATCAGGAACTAAACCTCATTTTGAGAAGCCTGAGAAATTTAAGGGCGGAGACTTCAAAAGATGGCAGCAGAAAATGCTGTTCTATTTGACAACCATGAATTTGACTAATGTTCTGCGCGAGACTGTACCTACTGCAGATGGAGGAAATATTTTTTCTGCAGAAACTTTAACGGCTATAGATGCCTGGAATCATAATGATTTCCTCTGCAGAAACTATATTCTCAATGCATTAGATGATTCATTGTATGATGTCTATGTAGTATGCAAAACAGCCAAGGAACTTTGGGAATCACttgagaaaaaatataaaaccgaGGATGCTGATTCGAAGAAATTTGTCGTGGGCAAATTTTTGGACTACAAAATGGTGGATTCCAAGTCCGTTGTTTCTCAAACTGAAGATCTTCAGAAAATCATCTATGACATTCATGTTGAAGGGATGATAATCAATGAGTCTTTCCAAGTGGTGTCCTTTATAGAAAAACTGCCACCTTCTTGGAAAGAGTTCAAGAATTATCTCAAGCACAAACGTAAGGAGATGACGCTTGAGGATCTCATTGTGAGGCTGAGAATAGAGGAAGATAACAGAAAGAATGAGAAGGGCCTGGTTTCGAGTATGGAAGCCAAGGCGAATGTTGTTGAAGGAAGTTCATCAAAGCAAAGGCCGAAGTTCCAGAaaactaagaagaaggaaaaacactttatcCCTGTTGCGAAAGGCAAagacttcaagaaaatcaaggGAAGTTGCTGGGTTTGTGGAAAGCAAGGCCATAGGGCTCAAGAATGTCGCCATTGA
- the LOC137736353 gene encoding PHD finger protein At2g01810-like, with product MAESSFGHQLQALLSRYRDFGTLKDLLSPLVGEIHEAENMKRNSRNVDDIKELKYNSKCKADKIRIAVNQFKEILGNGAPPMPRKVLREAAVDLARANKQANRPSVGATAVLDHVLSNLDNVVVDEHHIFARTTRDHNGRDVYHLQLKELPWEGQIYNEFDIDAQGESLPLTFICQIPWPNIDWRDEHHSKKIQEERESPIGDIVVVVPGDATIEDLKETTQKGLKDSYYFIKECFELSDIFLGLCDTTPASKILNDNPVKLIGDGFNAKDMELWFQGGSDHLKTFLCKCPAKEEDGERMVECDTCGNRCHTLCFKIQDDDVPEIFRCKTCRRTELESDKYAHSFEYNSSSTESGGA from the exons ATGGCCGAGTCCTCCTTTGGCCACCAGTTGCAAGCATTACTTTCACGATACAGGGACTTTGGAACGCTCAAAGATCTTCTCTCCCCTCTTGTTGGGGAGATTCATgaggcagaaaatatgaagaggAATAGCAGGAATGTTGATGACATAAAGGAGCTCAAGTACAATAGCAAATGCAAAGCTGACAAAATCCGCATAGCGGTGAATCAATTCAAGGAGATACTAGGCAATGGTGCTCCTCCGATGCCCCGAAAAGTTTTACGGGAAGCAGCGGTTGACTTGGCTCGAGCAAACAAGCAAGCTAACCGGCCATCAGTAGGGGCTACCGCCGTTCTAGATCATGTGTTGTCCAACCTAGACAACGTGGTGGTTGATGAGCATCACATTTTTGCCCGTACGACAAGGGACCACAATGGTAGGGATGTTTATCATTTGCAGCTGAAGGAGTTACCATGGGAAGGACAAATATACAATG AATTTGACATTGATGCACAAGGGGAATCTTTGCCACTGACATTCATATGTCAAATTCCATGGCCAAACATTGATTGGAGGGATGAGCATCACTCCAAGAAAATCCAAGAGGAAAGGGAGTCGCCAATTGGAGACATAGTGGTTGTTGTTCCAGGTGATGCAACTATTGAAGATTTGAAGGAAACTACACAGAAGGGACTGAAGGACAGTTACTATTTCATAAAAGAATGCTTTGAATTGTCCGACATCTTTCTCGGATTGTGTGATACAACACCAGCTTCTAAGATTTTGAATGATAATCCAGTTAAATTGATAGGGGACGGCTTCAACGCGAAGGACATGGAACTGTGGTTCCAAGGCGGTTCTGATCACCTGAAGACATTCCTGTGTAAATGCCCAGCCAAGGAGGAAGACGGTGAGAGGATGGTGGAATGCGACACCTGCGGCAATCGGTGTCATACATTGTGCTTCAAGATACAAGATGATGATGTTCCAGAAATTTTTCGTTGCAAAACTTGCCGCCGGACCGAGCTGGAATCCGACAAATATGCGCACAGTTTCGAGTACAACAGTAGTAGTACTGAATCTGGTGGTGCATGA
- the LOC137736352 gene encoding uncharacterized protein: MNPFRKAVAPVLLPPLDNPNAGPSGSFYFYGWFPKVILHSEPVMNNRDSKYAVVAIYDRISDDSDHRLAFFEEGQKSWTYIDNQENYLIKGYLVESTNGDLLHVRRFLKEEAKEFWTEGFHVYKLVFKGKDESAVEQVEVKSIGGEAIFVGDNYSMSVLASDRPGLQPNCIYYTDDLEEVAGKPTYFNYKGPSDMGIFNLEDETIARHYSSSPRSITNNPAAFWIVPPSNGFC; the protein is encoded by the exons ATGAACCCTTTCAGAAAAGCAGTGGCTCCCGTTCTTCTCCCTCCCTTGGATAACCCCAATGCTGGTCCTTCTGGTTCCTTCTATTTCTATGGTTGGTTCCCAAAGGTAATCTTACACAGTGAGCCTGTTATGAATAATCGAGACAGTAAATATGCAGTTGTAGCAATCTACGACAGAATAAGTGATGATAGTGATCATAGGTTGGCTTTCTTTGAAGAGGGACAAAAGAGTTGGACTTACATCGACAACCAAGAGAACTATCTCA TTAAGGGATATCTTGTGGAATCGACTAATGGAGACCTATTGCATGTTCGAAGATTTTTGAAAGAGGAGGCCAAGGAGTTCTGGACTGAAGGCTTCCATGTTTACAAGTTGGTGTTCAAGGGGAAGGACGAATCCGCTGTGGAGCAAGTTGAGGTAAAAAGCATTGGAGGTGAGGCCATATTTGTGGGTGACAACTATTCAATGTCTGTATTGGCTTCAGACCGTCCCGGGCTTCAACCAAATTGCATATACTACACCGATGATTTGGAAGAGGTTGCGGGCAAACCGACGTATTTTAATTACAAAGGACCAAGTGACATGGGCATCTTCAATTTAGAGGATGAGACCATCGCAAGACACTACTCTTCAAGTCCTCGGAGCATTACTAATAATCCAGCTGCCTTTTGGATTGTGCCACCGTCTAACGGATTCTGCTGA
- the LOC137736658 gene encoding transcription factor TCP18 produces the protein MFPSSSTTSNSQLPFLCDDNHTNGIIDDFHQNPNSISSHGGHHQYYSQYYYSDDQQQQQQAPDFLEHDGMLLSYLLSQQQLLIDNSSTTNVATHSNHIRAHSSAKISIVDSNSNKTMELINRADQITVIPAADSQIKKNNVKMNGEGGGEKKEKFARKRASGKKDRHSKIYTAQGPRDRRMRLSLQIARKFFDLQDMLGFDKASKTIEWLFTKSKTAIKDLKQHLLVSPKEDYSSTNGGATAKVNSSESTTGDVASKIMEPNSSAAKGDISVGLAREKKNRKLSVVARESRVEARARARERTREKLMRIRGFDQDHQSTKQSHKHQEQQNPNELFETAGMMNSMMMSMNRPNDGQKIVGRTSSSCGGAESSFLNFDFLRHAEASGANSEDCDFPGNWGAINNTKNIITGNVLQVVQNPTSYPKQQNPSSIFGTGTQEQNPNSIFLNTLAKAQDQNSTTSSNFEINSNISTLQPLFTGN, from the coding sequence ATGTTTCCTTCTAGCAGCACCACTAGTAATTCCCAGCTACCTTTTCTATGTGATGACAACCACACAAATGGTATTATTGATGATTttcatcaaaaccctaattcaataTCATCACATGGTGGCCATCATCAATACTATTCACAGTACTACTACTCTGAtgaccagcagcagcagcagcaggcaCCTGATTTTCTTGAACACGATGGAATGCTCTTGAGCTACTTGCTATCTCAGCAGCAGCTCTTGATTGACAACTCTAGTACTACTAATGTAGCAACGCATTCCAACCATATTCGAGCTCACAGTAGCGCTAAAATAAGCATTGTGGattcaaattcaaacaaaacaatGGAGTTGATCAACCGTGCCGACCAGATCACTGTTATCCCGGCTGCAGATTCAcagattaagaaaaataatgtgAAGATGAATGGAGAAGGAGGtggagagaaaaaggaaaaatttgCTCGAAAGAGAGCGAGTGGGAAAAAAGACAGACACAGCAAGATCTACACAGCTCAAGGTCCAAGAGACCGGAGAATGAGGCTGTCCCTCCAAATTGCCCGGAAGTTCTTTGATCTTCAAGACATGTTGGGGTTTGACAAAGCCAGCAAAACAATTGAGTGGCTTTTCACAAAGTCAAAGACCGCCATCAAGGACCTCAAGCAGCACCTCCTCGTCTCACCCAAGGAGGATTACAGCAGCACAAATGGCGGTGCAACTGCAAAGGTGAATTCATCAGAGAGTACTACCGGTGATGTCGCATCGAAAATTATGGAGCCAAATAGTAGTGCTGCAAAAGGTGACATTTCTGTTGGGTTGGCTAGGGAGAAAAAGAACAGGAAGTTATCCGTGGTTGCAAGGGAATCGAGGGTGGAGGCAAGAGCAAGGGCAAGAGAGAGAACAAGGGAGAAGTTGATGAGGATCAGAGGGTTTGATCAAGATCATCAGAGTACAAAGCAAAGCCATAAGCATCAAGAAcaacaaaaccctaatgaaTTGTTTGAAACAGCTGGAATGATGAATTCCATGATGATGAGCATGAATCGTCCCAACGATGGTCAGAAAATTGTGGGCAGAACAAGTAGTAGTTGTGGTGGTGCAGAAAGCtcgtttttgaattttgattttttgcGACATGCAGAGGCAAGTGGAGCAAATTCTGAGGACTGTGATTTTCCAGGGAATTGGGGAGCAATCAACAACACCAAGAATATTATTACAGGTAACGTGCTGCAAGTAGTGCAAAACCCTACCTCATACCCAAAACAACAGAACCCTAGCTCAATTTTCGGGACCGGTACTCAAgagcaaaaccctaattcaattTTCCTCAACACCTTAGCCAAGGCTCAAGACCAAAACTCCACTACCTCTTCAAATTTTGAGATCAATTCAAATATTAGTACTTTGCAGCCCCTGTTTACTGGAAATTAA
- the LOC137737609 gene encoding uncharacterized protein yields MSTLAAARADNFYYPPEWSPKKGSLNKFNGQHALRERARKLDQGILIIRFEMPYHIWCGGCNSMIAKGVRFNAEKKQVGNYYSTKIWSFTMKSPCCKQEIVIQTDPKNCQYVIISGATQKNEEFDVEDAETFELPADEERGKLADPFYRLEHQEEDLQKKKEAEPLLVRLQRISDDRHLDDYSLNKALRAKLRSQKKRVAEEEAASRKMGLGLRLLPVAEEDAAAASRVKFVSKFEKNRKDKRALINAASIFPGVSGTSKKGLELQSKRRRISAAAASNLLTGGFKPSSWSQNAVSSGRQNGMSVTMRRF; encoded by the exons ATG TCTACACTTGCAGCTGCTAGGGCAGACAACTTTTATTATCCCCCAGAATGGTCGCCAAAGAAG GGCTCCTTGAACAAGTTCAACGGTCAACATGctctgagagagagagcaagGAAATTGGACCAGGGAATTCTGATTATAAG GTTCGAGATGCCTTACCATATATGGTGCGGTGGTTGCAATTCTATGATTGCGAAGGGTGTTCGTTTTAATGCAGAAAAAAAGCAAGTTGGAAATTACTACTCTACAAAG ATATGGAGCTTTACCATGAAGTCTCCATGCTGCAAACAAGAGATTGTTATTCAGACAGATCCGAAGAATTGCCAGTATGTGATTATTAGTGGGGCCACGCAAAAGAATGAGGAATTTGACGTTGAGGATGCGGAAACCTTTGAACTTCCTGCTGATGAAG AAAGAGGAAAGCTTGCAGATCCATTTTATCGTCTTGAACACCAAGAAGAGGAtttgcaaaagaagaaagaagccGAGCCATTACTTGTTCGCCTACAGAGAATTTCTGATGACAGGCATTTAGATGACTATTCCCTCAACAAGGCCCTCAGAGCCAAACTTAGA TCTCAAAAGAAAAGAGTTGCCGAAGAAGAGGCTGCTTCCAGGAAGATGGGTCTCGGTTTACGACTGCTTCCAGTGGCAGAGGAGGATGCTGCTGCCGCGTCACGTGTGAAGTTCGTTTCCAAGTTTGAAAAAAATAGGAAGGATAAGCGAGCACTAATCAATGCGGCTTCAATTTTTCCTGGCGTATCTGGGACTTCTAAGAAGGGTTTGGAACTACAATCCAAGAGAAGAAGGATAAGTGCTGCTGCTGCATCCAACTTACTTACCGGGGGATTCAAGCCATCATCATGGTCTCAGAATGCGGTTTCTTCAGGCAGGCAAAATGGAATGTCAGTCACAATGAGACGCTTCTAG